A section of the Primulina eburnea isolate SZY01 chromosome 1, ASM2296580v1, whole genome shotgun sequence genome encodes:
- the LOC140806442 gene encoding uncharacterized protein, which yields MTREELKKMMADAIAQAMVRKEVSQHNTPPEQEQEQEQEQERREEEEVSGGNMDYSVGSKAPTTAEELRELKQKMRVLEGQLESRSAARVVAKGCPFADIIVREPLPGNFRSAKVKDYDGNADQEEHLARIENMAMLHCYTDRIKCKVFLTTLVDSAQRWFEGLPPQSVHSFRDFQKSPEESLRAYIKRFNRVALDVPSCAGETKTTAFTQGLREGEFFKSLTKKVPGDFEDLLSRAEKYINMEEAQKQKREAVRKERGDRTSKPEERGQKRANPGHFSHHVPLKIAREREVQECSRDLAPDHQLSRPEKKGFCALHKLGYHNTEDCKVLKGNYVAPSLPKPIIKTQVSRLPPWTSRQPGSSSRGGGVRSNPRIEPGRRRGSELEQRKKSPPVVGTIKMISGGSTDGDSNRARKSRSRRECLEVEEGSRKSEEVISFGPEDLRGVNLPHNDALVIQAQVANYDILRVFVDSGSSVNVIFKDAFEQMDLQGYQLETVETALFGFAGHVVYTEGEIILPLTLGSHNLKRTVMTSFTMVDSPSSYNIILGRPAMNELRVVASTYHQKIKFPVGARVGEVRGDQPSSRKCYVEAVRADQSRSKKEGKRAKIGETGGRRVEKGEIHFVAEEEQEAVEIGLGQQIRVARDLSMTTRQELTGISPFISEHHLNILPGSHPMKQKKRHFGPEKDKVISEQVKELLKAGLPRSEQGGPKDHYPLPRIDQLVDSTSGYELLSFMDAYQRYHQIPLAKNDQDKASFVTSGGATYQRLMDKVFEKQLGRNVEVYVDDILGKTREVTTLINDLEETFATLMQYGIKLNPAKCIFGVKSGNS from the exons ATGACCCGTGAAGAGTTGAAAAAAATGATGGCCGACGCAATAGCTCAAGCCATGGTCAGGAAAGAGGTTTCTCAACACAACACGCCGCCCGAACAAGAGCAAGAGCAGGAGCAGGAGCAGGAACGGAGGGAGGAGGAGGAAGTGAGTGGAGGTAACATGGATTATAGTGTCGGGTCAAAAGCTCCGACTACAGCAGAGGAGTTGAGAGAGTTAAAGCAAAAGATGAGGGTCCTAGAGGGACAGTTGGAGAGCCGTAGCGCTGCCCGGGTCGTTGCCAAAGGGTGCCCGTTTGCTGATATTATTGTCCGGGAGCCTCTTCCCGGGAATTTCAGGTCTGCCAAAGTAAAAGATTACGATGGCAATGCGGACCAGGAGGAGCATCTCGCCAGAATCGAAAACATGGCCATGCTGCACTGCTACACTGACCGAATCAAGTGCAAGGTATTCTTGACAACTCTGGTGGACTCTGCCCAGAGATGGTTTGAGGGTTTGCCCCCTCAAAGTGTGCATTCTTTCAGAGATTTCCAAAAA AGCCCGGAAGAGAGTTTGAGGGCTTATATCAAAAGGTTTAACAGGGTAGCCCTAGACGTCCCATCTTGTGCCGGCGAGACTAAGACTACAGCCTTCACTCAGGGTTTGAGGGAGGGGGAATTCTTCAAGTCACTAACGAAAAAGGTACCCGGGGATTTTGAGGACCTGTTATCCCGGGCAGAAAAGTACATAAATATGGAGGAAGCCCAGAAGCAGAAGAGGGAAGCCGTGAGGAAAGAAAGAGGAGACCGGACATCTAAGCCCGAGGAGAGGGGGCAAAAGAGGGCCAATCCAGGGCATTTCTCCCATCATGTGCCTCTGAAGATTGCCCGAGAGAGGGAGGTGCAGGAGTGTAGTAGAGATTTGGCCCCGGACCATCAGCTGTCCCGGCCAGAGAAAAAGGGATTTTGTGCTCTTCACAAGTTGGGCTACCATAACACTGAGGATTGCAAAGTTCTGAAGGGAAATTATGTTGCGCCTTCCCTCCCAAAGCCCATTATCAAAACCCAGGTGTCTAGGCTGCCGCCATGGACATCCCGGCAGCCCGGATCTAGTTCTCGGGGAGGAGGTGTCAGAAGCAATCCTAGGATCGAGCCCGGAAGGAGAAGGGGGTCTGAGCTTGAGCAAAGAAAAAAGTCGCCCCCGGTTGTAGGGACGATTAAAATGATATCCGGAGGCTCAACTGATGGAGACTCTAACCGGGCGAGGAAGTCAAGGAGTAGGAGAGAATGTTTGGAGGTGGaag AAGGATCGAGGAAGAGTGAGGAAGTCATCAGTTTCGGCCCGGAGGACCTAAGAGGGGTGAATCTACCCcataacgatgccttggtgATCCAAGCCCAAGTGGCGAATTATGATATTCTGCGGGTCTTCGTGGACTCAGGCAGTTCTGTGAATGTAATTTTCAAAGATGCTTTTGAGCAGATGGATTTGCAGGGCTATCAACTGGAAACCGTGGAAACTGCTCTTTTTGGCTTCGCCGGGCACGTGGTTTATACGGAGGGGGAAATTATTTTACCTCTGACTTTGGGTTCTCACAATCTCAAGAGAACAGTGATGACTTCTTTCACTATGGTGGACTCTCCATCATCGTATAATATCATCCTTGGGAGGCCAGCCATGAATGAGTTGAGGGTTGTAGCGTCTACCTACcaccagaaaataaaatttcctgTGGGAGCCAGGGTAGGAGAAGTCCGGGGAGATCAACCCTCGTCTCGGAAGTGTTATGTAGAAGCAGTCCGGGCGGATCAGAGCAGATCTAAGAAGGAGGGGAAGAGGGCTAAGATAGGTGAGACAGGAGGAAGGAGAGTGGAGAAAGGGGAGATACACTTTGTGGcagaggaagagcaggaggcggTGGAAATTGGGCTAGGCCAGCAAATCCGGGTGGCTCGGGATCTCAGCATGACCACCCGG CAGGAGCTTACGGGGATTTCTCCCTTTATATCGGAGCATCATTTAAACATCCTCCCGGGGTCTCACCCCATGAAGCAGAAAAAGAGGCACTTTGGTCCTGAAAAGGACAAAGTCATATCAGAACAAGTAAAGGAGCTCCTAAAGGCGGG ACTTCCGCGATCTGAACAAGGCGGCCCCAAAGATCATTATCCGCTGCCCCGGATTGACCAGCTGGTAGATTCCACTTCAGGCTATGAGCTGCTGAGTTTTATGGATGCGTACCAGAGATATCATCAGATTCCCCTGGCCAAAAATGATCAAGATAAAGCCAGTTTCGTCACctcgggag GTGCTACTTACCAGCGTCTTATGGACAAAGTATTCGAGAAGCAGCTGGGGCGGAATGTGGAggtctatgtggatgatatcCTGGGTAAGACCCGGGAGGTCACCACTTTAATTAATGATCTGGAGGAAACTTTTGCCACCCTCATGCAATATGGGATCAAGCTTAACCCGGCCAAATGTATTTTTGGCGTAAAAAGTGGAAATTCTTGA